One stretch of Tenacibaculum sp. MAR_2010_89 DNA includes these proteins:
- a CDS encoding S24 family peptidase: MGISEKIATIRNAFNLNNFSFSKRIGVTGTTVDSIINGRPQADGTRKKTKPGYDVLTAIINEFNINPDYLFGKSDVMLTSEVKNTPTYSGVPQVVSVNESGNENVIYVPIQARAGYLNGYGDSNYIEQLPSFHMPHLNNGTFRCFEVQGNSMVRTFFDGDLVFGKYVENLIDIKDGRVYIIVSKNDGIVLKRVINRIHERGKLILKSDNKDGNYPMYTINAEEIMEVWYVSMFASKQMPEPVDVYDRLHDLESKIVELQEQVNSKN, translated from the coding sequence ATGGGGATATCAGAAAAAATAGCAACTATTAGAAACGCTTTTAATTTAAATAATTTCTCTTTTTCAAAACGAATTGGAGTTACTGGAACTACTGTAGATAGTATAATTAATGGAAGGCCACAGGCAGATGGAACTAGAAAAAAAACGAAGCCTGGATATGATGTTCTTACTGCGATTATTAATGAATTTAATATAAATCCTGATTATTTATTTGGAAAAAGTGATGTTATGCTAACGTCTGAAGTAAAAAATACTCCAACATATTCTGGAGTTCCTCAGGTGGTATCTGTTAATGAATCAGGTAATGAAAATGTAATTTATGTACCTATTCAAGCAAGAGCTGGGTATTTAAATGGTTATGGAGATTCTAATTATATTGAACAATTACCTTCTTTTCATATGCCACATTTAAATAATGGAACCTTCCGTTGTTTTGAAGTACAAGGTAATTCTATGGTGCGAACGTTTTTTGACGGCGATTTGGTTTTTGGTAAGTATGTTGAAAACCTTATTGACATTAAAGATGGTCGTGTGTATATTATAGTTAGTAAAAATGATGGTATCGTGTTAAAAAGAGTTATTAATAGAATTCATGAACGTGGTAAGCTTATTTTAAAAAGCGATAACAAGGATGGTAATTATCCAATGTATACTATAAATGCCGAGGAAATTATGGAGGTTTGGTATGTTTCTATGTTTGCGTCTAAGCAAATGCCTGAGCCAGTTGATGTTTATGATAGGTTGCATGATTTAGAAAGTAAAATTGTTGAATTACAAGAGCAGGTTAATAGCAAAAACTAA